A segment of the Myxosarcina sp. GI1 genome:
TATCTTCTGAGACTAGCAGCGGATTGATATCAATTTCCTTAATCCAAGGTTGTTCTACTACTAGCTGGCTAAAACGCACTATCAATTTAGCTAATGCCGACATATCTACGGCTTTTCGACCTCTAACACCTTTGAGTGCTTCATAGATGCGGGTTTGCTCCATCATTCGGCGTGCCAGTGTCGTATTTAATGGTGGCAAGGCGAGAGCGCGGTCTTTAAATACTTCTACTAACTGCCCCCCAGTGCCAAATAGCAGTACGGAACCGAACTGGGGAGCGATGCTGCTGCCGATAATTAGTTCGTAGCCATCGAGTTTGACCATAGGCTGTACGGTAACGCCGAGAAAAGGAGACTGGGAGATGGGGAGATTGGGGGATAGGGAGTCTGGAAGATGGTTTTGTTCGACAGAGTTTTTAATAGAATTATAGGCATCCCTAACAGCATCGGCGTTATTTAGGTTGAGATACACTCCACCAACATCGGTTTTGTGAGTGATAGTTTCCGAGTGGAGTTTGAGAACCACTGGATAACCGATTTTAGTGGCTATTTCCACTGCTACATCCTCACTGGTAGCAATCTCGGTAACTACCGTAGGAATGCCATAGGCAGCAAGTAACTGTTTCGATTCGTATTCAGTCAGTAAAGTACGACCCGTAGCTCTAACTTTATTTAAAAGTACTGTCGCTTGAGTATGACTGCTATTATCGTCTCCTGCTTCTGCTAGTTCGGGAGTTTCATATAAACCTTTGAGGTTATAGCTATAATTCCACATCAAGTTAAACAGATGTGCCGCCGTATCGGGATATGGTATAGTGTAAATCCCCGCACGATTGAGAATTGCTTCGCCTTCGGCTACGTTTTCTCCCCCCATCCAGCTTGCCAGCAGAGGCTTACCATTTAGCTCTTTTAGGGTTTCTTGTAATTGGGTAGCTATTTTTGTGGCATCGGTCATGGCTTGGGGCGTGAGAATAACCAACAGTCCATCACTATTACTATCTGCTGCCGCGATCTTTAAAGCTTGACTGTAGCGTTCGGCAGTAGCATCGCCCAAAATATCTATAGGATTGTGATGACTCCAATGAGGTGGTAAGACTTTATCTAACTCAGTAGTAGTTTCAGAAGATAGAGTAGCTAAAATTCCTTCTTCTCTAATAAGGGCATCGGTAGCTAGCACTCCTGGTCCACCCGCATTAGTCAGAATAGTCAGACGTTTGCCTTTAGGACGGGGTTGTTTTGCCAGCAATTCCGTCATATTAAATAGGTCTTCGATGGTGTCTACTCGTAATACACCACAACGACGAAATGCCGCATCTAGAACGTCATCGCTACCTGCTAGCGTACCCGTATGAGAAGCTGCTGCTTTGGCTGCCGCACCAGTGCGTCCCCCTTTAATTACGATAATCGGTTTGGTCAACGCCACCTCCCTAGCTGCCGAGAGAAAAGAACGAGCGTCGCCAATTGACTCCATGTAAATAGCAATACTAGTAGTATAAGGATCGTCACCGAGATGATAAATTAAATCGCCCCAACTCACATCCAGCATCGAACCGATAGAAACAAAAGCACTAAAGCCAATATTTTCCTGAAAACTCCAGTCCAAAATTGCCGTACACAACGCCCCACTTTGACTGATAAAACCTACATTTCCAGGACGTGCCATAGCACCCGCAAAGGTGGCATTTAGACCATTACGCGGATTCATCAATCCCAAGCAGTTTGGTCCGATAATCCGTATTTGGTGGCGGTGTGCTTCATCGAGTATTTGCCGTTCTAGTTCTATTCCTACCGTACCGATTTCTCTAAAACCTGCCGAGAGAATAATTACTCCTTTAACTCCAGCCGCTCCACACTGACGAATCACCATAGGGACTGTAGGGGCTGGAGTAGCAATTATTGCCAAATCGATCGCGCTATTAATAGCAGTTATATCTTTATAAGCTTTAATACCGAGAACGTTATCTCGTTTGGGATTGACGGGAAATACCGTACCGCCAAAAGGATTGCTAATTAAATTCCAGAGTAGAGTTCTACCTACACTGCCAGGACGGTCTGTCGCACCAATAACGGCTACAGTTTTGGGGGCAAAAATTGCCTCTAGAGGTCGCCGTCGATAGTTGGCAATGTCATGGGCGGGATCGACGGTTAGATTCATGGAGATAGTCATAATACTTTCCGAGATTTGATGTGGAGCCAGCTCGATTCTTCTACTCGATTATAAGCAATTGTTTGGTTGAAAAATGTTGGCTATTTTGCTTTTTATTTTTTATTAAGATCCGTAAAA
Coding sequences within it:
- a CDS encoding bifunctional acetate--CoA ligase family protein/GNAT family N-acetyltransferase; protein product: MTISMNLTVDPAHDIANYRRRPLEAIFAPKTVAVIGATDRPGSVGRTLLWNLISNPFGGTVFPVNPKRDNVLGIKAYKDITAINSAIDLAIIATPAPTVPMVIRQCGAAGVKGVIILSAGFREIGTVGIELERQILDEAHRHQIRIIGPNCLGLMNPRNGLNATFAGAMARPGNVGFISQSGALCTAILDWSFQENIGFSAFVSIGSMLDVSWGDLIYHLGDDPYTTSIAIYMESIGDARSFLSAAREVALTKPIIVIKGGRTGAAAKAAASHTGTLAGSDDVLDAAFRRCGVLRVDTIEDLFNMTELLAKQPRPKGKRLTILTNAGGPGVLATDALIREEGILATLSSETTTELDKVLPPHWSHHNPIDILGDATAERYSQALKIAAADSNSDGLLVILTPQAMTDATKIATQLQETLKELNGKPLLASWMGGENVAEGEAILNRAGIYTIPYPDTAAHLFNLMWNYSYNLKGLYETPELAEAGDDNSSHTQATVLLNKVRATGRTLLTEYESKQLLAAYGIPTVVTEIATSEDVAVEIATKIGYPVVLKLHSETITHKTDVGGVYLNLNNADAVRDAYNSIKNSVEQNHLPDSLSPNLPISQSPFLGVTVQPMVKLDGYELIIGSSIAPQFGSVLLFGTGGQLVEVFKDRALALPPLNTTLARRMMEQTRIYEALKGVRGRKAVDMSALAKLIVRFSQLVVEQPWIKEIDINPLLVSEDRLLALDARIVLHDSKTNESQLPRVAIRSYPTQYTECSTLNDGKRVTIRPIRPEDEPLIVKFHQYLSEESVYFRYFHLINLQARVAHERLTRICFIDYDREMALVADYLDPVTGEREILGVARLSKIYGTDEAEFGMLVSDRYQGRGLGKELLKTLVDIGRQEQLNCIIAEILPENRPMQRLCSKLGFRVERHGDVVTAYLDLLS